In Yarrowia lipolytica chromosome 1F, complete sequence, a genomic segment contains:
- a CDS encoding uncharacterized protein (Compare to YALI0F14773g, weakly similar to uniprot|P54790 Saccharomyces cerevisiae YLL004w ORC3 origin recognition complex 62 kDa subunit, similar to Saccharomyces cerevisiae ORC3 (YLL004W); ancestral locus Anc_5.213): MGHAYLLQMQCPPQDVLLGHLTISNFVSKQYFRFPCIIITNLKSTSFRTHIDMSNHATLLQREDQKTSYFLSDEIRALKRRRLDKSDPPKNGHKPEIDETNDSGENSETAEREDEKTTLGEIENEGHDNPDENNPFARLLGGKEPSSGVNLRWNMYQEAWGAQKAKIDELLEMTNGNILEEIVEYVSESDAENQIPAALVFPGSNIANHVRLFGQIREWLGAVKGVHMVTLHARTCPSLKAVIKNIVSDLIESEEVAEEVEVREEDLNYDRRVKYDFSILAEWCRKVGTDASQRIVLILEDVDSFDVKVLSNLVLMMHSYKDEIPFRLVFGIATSLEIFEHKMTKTSIRHLQGRVFDAQATSMFQSLFENHMFNLNNKSIIVGPTILEDILKRQNVSTESIDAFISSLKYAYMSHYYSNPFSIFTSRLLDAGDEYEQIIDSNLTGEHIDALRMLPSFRALAESKTDASEIDALLSDDSHIMDITKQAVHDFKVTARRVVSLINLFETIENVFGKFPMSWGKTEIYIPLVRGELGESDFFKAVCESFKSQSDEKIQHLAQELAKDDLFDWLHDPDTILDTITEALHNLKPFKQHLYHEIFVTDLATLQQNVFVPFQRPAIETALADPRHYLGIEDDDNKFKFVDPNISTLFTLYRESGIYINIYDWYVAFKECMPRSVIETELKKQGLVPEEGETVEDWDKRTLSWFYQAAAELKFIGCVRDTKRKVESVEKLIWRGL, from the coding sequence ATGGGGCATGCATATTTACTCCAAATGCAATGTCCCCCACAAGacgttcttcttggacaTCTCACCATCTCCAATTTTGTCTCTAAGCAGTATTTTAGGTTTCCATGCATTATTATCACCAATCTCAAATCAACCAGTTTTAGAACACACATCGACATGAGTAACCACGCCACTTTACTGCAACGGGAGGACCAGAAGACGTCATACTTCTTGAGCGACGAGATCAGAGCTCTGAAGCGAAGGCGATTGGACAAATCAGACCCTCCCAAGAATGGCCACAAGCCTGAGATTGACGAAACCAATGACAGTGGTGAAAACTCTGAAACAGCAGAACGTGAAGATGAGAAGACGACTCTAGGAGAGATTGAAAATGAGGGACACGACAACCCTGACGAAAACAATCCCTTTGCTCGACTGTTGGGTGGTAAGGAACCTTCCTCGGGTGTAAATCTGCGATGGAATATGTACCAGGAAGCTTGGGGTGCGCAAAAGGCCAAGATCGACGAATTGCTGGAGATGACCAACGGCAACATCTTGGAGGAAATTGTCGAGTACGTCAGTGAGTCAGATGCCGAGAACCAAATTCCTGCAGCCCTAGTTTTCCCCGGATCTAACATCGCCAACCATGTCCGTCTCTTTGGCCAGATCAGGGAGTGGCTGGGAGCTGTCAAGGGAGTTCATATGGTGACACTTCATGCAAGAACGTGCCCCAGTCTCAAAGCAGTTATTAAAAATATCGTCAGTGACCTGATTGAGTCCGAGGAAGTTGcagaggaggtggaggtgagAGAGGAGGATCTCAACTACGACCGAAGAGTGAAGTATGACTTTTCCATCCTGGCGGAGTGGTGTCGCAAGGTTGGTACTGATGCATCACAAAGGATTGTGTTGATTTTGGAGGATGTTGACTCGTTCGATGTCAAAGTGTTGTCAAACCTCGTACTCATGATGCACTCATACAAAGACGAGATTCCGTTCAGACTAGTATTTGGAATTGCGACGTCATTGGAGATTTTCGAACACAAAATGACCAAAACAAGTATCCGACATCTGCAGGGTAGGGTTTTCGATGCCCAAGCCACCTCCATGTTCCAGTCTCTGTTTGAAAACCACATGTTCAATCTCAACAATAAAAGCATCATTGTGGGCCCTACAATTCTCGAGGATATCCTGAAGCGTCAAAATGTGAGTACTGAGTCTATCGATGCATTCATTTCGTCTTTGAAGTATGCGTACATGTCGCACTATTATTCAAACCCATTCTCGATCTTTACCAGTCGCTTGCTCGATGCAGGTGACGAATACGAGCAGATTATTGACAGCAATCTTACTGGAGAACATATCGATGCTCTCAGAATGCTACCAAGCTTCAGAGCTCTGGCGGAGTCCAAAACTGATGCTTCAGAGATCGATGCTCTGCTCTCTGACGACTCGCACATCATGGACATTACGAAGCAGGCTGTACACGACTTCAAGGTAACGGCTCGACGGGTTGTTTCATTAATAAACCTCTTCGAGACCATTGAGAATGTTTTCGGCAAATTTCCGATGTCCTGGGGGAAAACAGAAATCTACATTCCATTGGTTCGAGGCGAACTGGGAGAATCTGACTTCTTCAAGGCAGTTTGTGAGTCTTTCAAAAGCCAGAGCGACGAGAAGATTCAGCATCTAGCCCAAGAACTCGCCAAGGACGACCTTTTCGATTGGTTGCATGATCCTGACACCATTCTGGATACCATAACAGAAGCTCTACACAACCTGAAACCCTTTAAACAGCATCTGTACCACGAGATTTTCGTCACAGATCTCGCCACACTCCAACAAAATGTGTTCGTTCCGTTCCAGCGACCAGCTATCGAAACTGCACTGGCCGACCCACGTCATTATCTCGGTATTGAAGACGATGACAACAAATTCAAGTTTGTGGACCCCAACATCTCTACCCTGTTCACACTTTATCGGGAATCAGGCATTTATATCAACATCTACGACTGGTACGTTGCTTTCAAAGAATGCATGCCACGGTCAGTCATTGAGACAGAACTGAAGAAGCAGGGACTGGTGcctgaagaaggagaaactGTCGAAGATTGGGACAAACGAACACTATCGTGGTTTTACCAGGCTGCAGCTGAGCTAAAATTCATTGGCTGTGTCAGAGATACCAAACGAAAGGTCGAGAGTGTGGAGAAGTTGATCTGGAGAGGCCTCTGA
- a CDS encoding uncharacterized protein (Compare to YALI0F14795g, weakly similar to uniprot|P41543 Saccharomyces cerevisiae YJL002c OST1 oligosaccharyltransferase alpha subunit, similar to Saccharomyces cerevisiae OST1 (YJL002C); ancestral locus Anc_5.214), with protein sequence MKLFGLSVVTLLATIGSVVADKQLENRQLFRTVDLSKSYVREFIAVNVYNDGTSDETDYIVSIPPGFVDDLAKLDIKESSHEAPLKVIRLARDEHGEHWSAILPEPIKPGSQVQLQLFLSYVNQLQPVPQTIKQSEQQHLVYDGLKTFYSLYPTKSQTNRVKIMAQNMQEINMDENSTPSTEAEGGAQYGPFGPMGSFEVEPLVLRYDYPLPIPRVDSLKRDIWISHVSNSIAIEESYNLTNAGAKLDGSFSRTDFFAHHGKPSSASASIIELPFTLPLGAHDVYYTDLVGNVSTSHFRGGKEVSLLELRPRYPVFGGWNYNFTIGWEMPLTSVSRTTGADEYVVGLPLLNGPVDAQYRQIESNYILPEGAENVQVVTSEPALSKEESVTFSYLDKKGRPTIQVRHVNFVDQHRGGIVFLKYTLPGSAATIKPIFIATVIGSIFLAIFSLSQLDFTISQRPKKTTKE encoded by the exons ATGAAACTGTTTGGACTTTCTGTGGTGACTCTACTGGCCACAATTGGCTCAGTGGTTGCCGACAAGCAGCTTGAAAACCGACAGTTGTTCCGAACCGTCGATCTCAGCAAGAGCTACGTGCGTGAGTTCATCGCCGTCAACGTGTACAACGACGGAACATCTGATGAGACAGACTACATTGTGTCCATCCCACCGGGTTTTGTGGATGATCTGGCCAAGCTAGACATCAAGGAATCGAGCCACGAGGCTCCTCTGAAGGTCATTCGACTGGCTCGAGATGAGCATGGTGAGCATTGGTCTGCTATTCTGCCCGAGCCCATCAAGCCCGGCTCTCAAGTCCAGCTGCAGTTGTTCCTGTCTTACGTCAACCAGCTCCAGCCCGTTCCGCAGACCATCAAGCAGAGcgaacagcagcatctTGTTTATGACGGTCTGAAGACCTTCTACTCGCTGTACCCCACAAAGAGCCAGACCAACCGGGTCAAGATCATGGCCCAGAACATGCAGGAAATCAACATGGACGAAAACTCAACTCCATCCACAGAGGCAGAGGGAGGTGCCCAGTACGGTCCCTTTGGCCCCATGGGCTCTTTCGAAGTTGAGCCCCTGGTTCTTCGATACGACTACCCCCTGCCTATCCCTCGAGTAGATTCTCTCAAGCGAGACATCTGGATCTCCCACGTTTCCAACTCCATCGCCATTGAGGAGTCTTACAACCTGACCAATGCCGGTGCGAAGCTTGATGGCTCTTTCTCTCGAACCGACTTCTTCGCCCATCACGGCAAGCCTTCGTCCGCATCTGCTTCCATCATTGAACTTCCCTTCACTCTTCCTCTGGGTGCCCATGATGTCTACTACACCGATCTGGTTGGTAACGTGTCGACCAGTCActtccgaggaggaaaggAGGTCTCTCTTTTAGAGCTGCGACCCCGATACCCCGTGTTCGGAGGATGGAACTACAACTTCACTATTGGCTGGGAGATGCCCCTGACCTCCGTGTCGCGAACCACTGGAGCAGACGAGTACGTCGTGGGTCTTCCTCTGCTTAACGGCCCTGTTGACGCACAGTACCGACAGATTGAGTCCAACTACATTCTCCCTGAGGGAGCTGA AAACGTCCAGGTCGTGACATCGGAACCTGCTctctccaaggaggagtcaGTGACTTTTAGCTATCTCGACAAAAAGGGCCGGCCCACTATTCAGGTGCGGCATGTCAACTTTGTGGATCAGCACCGAGGTGGCATTGTGTTCCTCAAGTACACTCTGCCCGGCTCTGCTGCCACCATCAAGCCTATTTTCATCGCTACCGTTATCGGCAGCATTTTCCTGGCCATCTTCTCACTGTCTCAGCTCGATTTCACCATCAGCCAGCGgcccaagaagaccaccaaggaatag
- a CDS encoding uncharacterized protein (Compare to YALI0F14817g, weakly similar to uniprot|O13652 Schizosaccharomyces pombe Hypothetical 102.0 kDa protein (PI059 protein)): MENGEYLTDEFSDPDEHLDMCSTRRFSDILRPDNPHQPLNGTAKHNITVVDLQLIQQQQTLFYDIFSRASEHSDTLSVVTLYLAYNTVLKQSNLPQDAWVIRTLRRVCAQEGRSWEEKFRNLNDTYIKYVERQEQEEKRARDALYESQALGLRRRNLLINTFHKLKAECKYRRKLRALARKMDTLTLKKQSLQTIKIFNAKLRHRHTLSKMFRERELKRGFLSIMRNTTQTVLQDSEAAYNLYVLKTLEDTFGWWKAKTQTVVRNQHIALGFYNDMLLSRCLNGLKLGATTSKLINARDGETKRKVWEAWRWNAAKSNFEYHEATKHSASVVLNKHWTKLVLAKANIDRHNLSAQRFYKANAFIKFFHMWRKATKMVTQKDALVAKTNETLAKNVLDAWRASLLLKLEAKRFRKHSLLHLGLTAFTIGLKTQAVQRRRGDDLKYRILTMWRFKSRARLTSRVNNGVMAKTILVHWRQVTAERIDSRTMMFQKKTMELNQKIAHRFLNIWRDHLEDVALDMSRAHQHYRNGLLTLGFSKISTVFNKMHDMYSEAEDLRNRNVGKSFLKYWRTNMETKRSRRHEEEVREFRAHRDHQIAITAFSRWRLAKNKVEEDMAVAEDLFIEKDMLTMKEIFDHWRFLSEQSRGLVEDASAINDKRLLNAHFSSWLFKAERADLFSKAANDTRTKNLKKIQRQHVRKWRLRTLRMIQNQRTAEDFEKKRDSRLAEPYFKKWLNKCREKTGFGPTLSDEAVNYHEIREMHGFETPLRSSRRPPTSIRMSRLRQDPSTPRTLLAPLLRKQLDNVNQQTI, from the coding sequence ATGGAGAATGGGGAATACTTGACAGATGAGTTTTCGGACCCCGACGAGCATCTGGACATGTGTTCGACACGTCGCTTTTCGGATATTCTACGACCTGACAATCCACACCAGCCATTGAATGGGACAGCCAAACACAACATTACTGTGGTTGATCTACAACTGAtacaacagcaacagaccCTATTTTATGACATCTTCAGCCGCGCATCGGAGCATTCTGATACCCTATCTGTGGTAACTCTTTATCTCGCCTATAACACCGTGTTGAAACAGTCGAACCTCCCTCAGGATGCGTGGGTAATCAGAACTCTGAGAAGAGTTTGTGCTCAGGAAGGAAGATCATGGGAGGAGAAGTTCCGCAACCTCAACGATACCTACATCAAATATGTTGAACGGCaagagcaggaggagaaaaGGGCACGGGACGCTCTGTACGAGTCACAGGCTCTGGGCTTGAGAAGACGCAATCTGCTAATCAATACCTTTCACAAACTGAAAGCCGAATGCAAGTACAGACGCAAGCTGAGGGCCTTAGCACGCAAAATGGACACCTTAACGCTGAAGAAGCAGTCTCTCCAAACAATAAAAATCTTCAATGCGAAACTTCGACACCGGCATACTCTCTCCAAGATGTTCAGAGAACGAGAGCTGAAACGCGGGTTTCTCAGCATTATGAGAAACACGACACAAACGGTGCTTCAGGACAGTGAGGCAGCATACAACCTTTACGTGCTCAAGACATTGGAGGACACATttgggtggtggaaggCCAAAACACAGACAGTGGTGAGAAACCAGCACATCGCGCTAGGGTTCTACAATGACATGCTGTTGAGCAGGTGTCTAAATGGTCTCAAACTGGGAGCTACCACTTCCAAGCTCATTAACGCACGCGATGGTGAGACCAAGAGGAAAGTATGGGAAGCGTGGAGGTGGAACGCTGCCAAGTCTAATTTCGAGTACCACGAGGCGACCAAGCATTCTGCGAGTGTAGTGCTGAATAAGCACTGGACCAAACTGGTATTAGCAAAGGCTAACATCGACAGGCACAATCTGAGTGCCCAGCGGTTTTACAAAGCAAATGCGTTCATCAAGTTCTTCCACATGTGGAGAAAGGCAACGAAGATGGTTACTCAGAAAGATGCTCTCGTTGCCAAGACCAACGAGACCCTTGCCAAAAACGTTTTGGATGCATGGCGTGCTTCTTTGTTGCTGAAACTTGAAGCGAAACGATTCCGGAAACACTCGCTGTTACACTTGGGACTGACAGCTTTTACGATCGGGCTCAAAACTCAGGCAGTACAACGAAGACGGGGTGACGATTTGAAGTACAGAATTCTCACAATGTGGAGGTTCAAATCACGTGCCAGACTCACCTCGCGGGTCAACAACGGAGTCATGGCAAAGACCATTCTGGTACACTGGAGACAAGTCACTGCCGAGAGGATTGACTCTCGTACAATGATGTTTCAGAAGAAAACAATGGAGCTGAACCAGAAGATTGCTCATCGTTTCCTGAACATCTGGAGAGACCACCTTGAGGATGTCGCTTTGGATATGTCCCGTGCCCACCAACATTATCGTAATGGTCTTTTGACTCTCGGCTTTAGCAAGATCAGCACAGTGTTCAACAAGATGCACGATATGTACTCTGAGGCTGAAGATCTACGCAACCGGAATGTCGGCAAGAGTTTTCTGAAATACTGGCGGACCAACATGGAGACAAAACGAAGTCGTCGTCATGAGGAAGAGGTTCGCGAGTTCCGTGCTCACCGAGACCACCAAATTGCGATAACAGCATTCTCCAGGTGGAGACTcgccaagaacaaggtggaggaggatatgGCTGTTGCCGAGGACCTTTTCATCGAGAAGGATATGTTGACCATGAAAGAGATATTTGATCATTGGAGATTCCTATCCGAGCAATCCAGAGGTCTGGTGGAAGATGCATCTGCCATCAACGACAAACGTCTTTTGAATGCGCACTTTTCTTCATGGCTGTTCAAGGCTGAGAGGGCTGACCTGTTCAGCAAGGCTGCCAACGACACACGAACGaagaacctcaagaagatccagagACAACACGTGCGCAAATGGCGACTGCGAACGTTGCGCATGATCCAGAACCAACGAACAGCCGAGgactttgagaagaagcGCGACTCTCGACTCGCGGAGCCTTACTTCAAAAAATGGCTAAATAAATGCAGAGAAAAGACTGGTTTTGGTCCCACCCTTTCAGATGAAGCAGTCAACTACCATGAAATTCGAGAAATGCATGGCTTTGAAACTCCTTTGCGGTCCAGCAGACGTCCGCCCACTTCTATTAGAATGAGCCGTTTGCGTCAGGACCCCAGCACTCCACGAACTCTTCTCGCACCCCTGTTACGAAAACAACTGGACAACGTGAATCAACAAACTATTTAA
- a CDS encoding uncharacterized protein (Compare to YALI0F14839g, similar to uniprot|O94236 Schizosaccharomyces pombe Eukaryotic translation initiation factor 3 subunit 7 homolog (Microtubule destabilizing protein moe1)), with protein sequence MALRLPALLDANAPWGPPSTVPEDLKFDDVPYAPFSKGDKLGKVADWAAETKDGKDQKRTQFGKNFRDPYHAYGASSASFFTNEDAEELSSFSVVDNAKNANKPRGTATVLKTRGGAPRGGSFAGRGGSQRGGRFQNQPGRGPVGGQRGPNPRFGKSKFGWRDFDKPQRIRNASVDITDDWTEIQEITYSEMQKLSYDVAQGVEIDTYGDLFPYDRKFDRTNNITKLAHLGRTVFNTTTSEDPIMQELAKDPANRIFITDTILSQIMCTTKSVAPWDIVITKKGEQLFFDKREGGPLDFITVDENAADPPADSTDKDNINSSANLGFEATLINQNFASNAITEDPKSKVSYKANPFSNNDSNVLCHAYKYKKFNLSDDPEGAPLNLILRTEVDALGPDGTTLNLRVLNEYGSSEWKNKFNTGRGAIIAAELKHNLNKISRWTVQSILGDVDQMKIGFASRVSPKDNTQHNIIGVVSREPKQFAEQINVNLNNGWGIFKSVVNIATAKDDGKYVLVKDPNNPAVKIYKPAAGF encoded by the coding sequence ATGGCTCTCCGACTTCCCGCTCTTCTCGACGCAAACGCCCCTTGGGGCCCCCCTTCTACCGTCCCTGAGGACCTCAAGTTCGACGACGTTCCTTACGCCCCCTTCTCTAAGGGAGACAAGCTCGGTAAGGTGGCTGACTGGGCTGCTGAGACCAAGGACGGTAAGGACCAGAAGCGAACCCAGTTCGGCAAGAACTTCCGAGACCCCTACCATGCCTACGGAGCCTCTTCCGCTtccttcttcaccaacGAGGATGCTGAGGAGCTGTCATCTTTCTCCGTGGTTGACAACGCCAAGAACGCCAACAAGCCCCGAGGAACTGCCACCGTTCTCAAGACTCGAGGAGGTGCTCCCCGAGGTGGCTCTTTcgctggacgaggaggttCCCAGCGAGGAGGCCGATTCCAGAATCAACCCGGCCGGGGACCCGTTGGTGGCCAGCGAGGCCCCAACCCTCGATTTGGTAAGAGCAAGTTCGGATGGAGAGACTTTGACAAGCCCCAGCGAATCCGAAACGCCTCCGTCGACATTACCGACGACTGGAccgagatccaggagaTCACTTACTCCGAGATGCAGAAGCTCAGCTACGACGTTGCCCAGGGAGTGGAGATTGATACCTACGGAGACCTGTTCCCCTACGACCGAAAGTTCGACCGTACTAACAACATTACCAAGCTCGCTCACCTCGGCCGAACCGTgttcaacaccaccacctctgaGGACCCCATCATGCAGGAGCTCGCCAAGGACCCTGCCAACCGAATCTTCATCACTGACACCATTCTGTCTCAGATCATGTGCACCACCAAGTCCGTGGCTCCTTGGGATATTgtcatcaccaagaagggTGAGCAGCTCTTCTTTGACAAGCGAGAGGGTGGTCCTCTCGACTTCATCACCGTCGACGAGAACGCTGCTGACCCTCCTGCTGACTCcaccgacaaggacaacatCAACTCTTCCGCAAACCTTGGCTTTGAGGCTACTCTGATTAACCAGAACTTTGCCTCCAATGCTATTACTGAGGACCCCAAGAGCAAGGTCTCCTACAAGGCCAACCCCTTCTCTAACAACGACTCCAACGTCCTGTGCCAcgcctacaagtacaagaagttCAACCTTTCGGACGACCCTGAGGGAGCACCCCTTAACCTCATCCTCCGAACCGAGGTCGACGCTCTTGGACCTGACGGCACTACCCTCAACCTGCGTGTTCTCAACGAGTACGGCTCCTCCGAGTGGAAGAACAAGTTCAACACCGGCCGAGGTGCCATCATCGCCGCTGAACTCAAGcacaacctcaacaagatcTCTCGATGGACTGTGCAGAGCATTCTCGGTGATGTTGATCAGATGAAGATTGGTTTCGCCTCCCGAGTGTCCCCTAAGGACAACACCCAGCACAACATCATTGGTGTTGTCAGCCGAGAGCCCAAGCAGTTTGCTGAGCAGATCAATGTCAACCTTAACAACGGTTGGGGTATCTTCAAGTCCGTCGTCAACATTGCCaccgccaaggacgacgGCAAGTACGTTCTCGtcaaggaccccaacaACCCTGCCGTCAAGATCTACAAGCCCGCTGCTGGCTTTTAG
- a CDS encoding uncharacterized protein (Compare to YALI0F14861g, similar to Saccharomyces cerevisiae PRE3 (YJL001W); ancestral locus Anc_5.216, highly similar to uniprot|P38624 Saccharomyces cerevisiae YJL001w PRE3 20S proteasome subunit (beta1)), with product MNGISVDMNHLKKGEVNTETNNSMAVKFKDGVVLGADSRTTTGAFIANRVTDKLTQVHDKIWCCRSGSAADTQAVADIVTYHLQSYAAQNDKDPSTKVAASMFQELCYNNKDNLTAGIIVAGYDDKNGGEVYSIPLGGSLHKQDYAIAGSGSTYIYGLCQKNFKQDMTKDECVLFIKNSLAQAIKWDGSSGGVIRICILTKDGAERQIFFPDEYEADY from the exons ATGAACGGAATCAGTGTAGATATGAACCACCTGAAGAAGGGCGAGGTCAA CACAGAAACTAACAACAGTATGGCcgtcaagttcaaggacgGAGTCGTGCTTGGCGCAGACAG tcGAACAACCACAGGAGCTTTCATTGCCAACCGAGTCACCGACAAGCTTACTCAAGTCCACGATAAGATCTGGTGCTGCCGATCTGGCTCCGCCGCAGACACACAGGCCGTGGCAGACATTGTCACTTATCATCTGCAATCATACGCCGCCCAGAACGACAAGGACCCCTCTACGAAGGTGGCGGCCTCAATGTTCCAGGAGCTGTgctacaacaacaaggatAACCTCACTGCAGGTATCATTGTGGCTGGCTACGATGACAAGAACGGAGGTGAGGTGTACAGCATACCTCTTGGTGGTTCGTTGCACAAGCAGGACTACGCCATTGCCGGTAGTGGATCCACATACATTTATGGTCTTTGTCAAAAGAACTTCAAGCAGGACAtgaccaaggacgagtGTGTTCTGTTCATCAAGAACT CGCTTGCCCAGGCCATTAAGTGGGACGGTTcgtctggaggagtcatTCGAATTTGCATTCTCACCAAGGATGGAGCTGAGCGACAGATCTTCTTCCCCGACGAGTATGAGGCTGATTACTGA
- a CDS encoding uncharacterized protein (Compare to YALI0F14883g, no similarity) — MLQHHNRVSTEHLTKTCSRFLDALERQQLERVRSGQELLPERIESTNERASEGLPPLKVDKHHYDTVLYQKKALIKAGPDAGTYEGIGTGRIYDEDGQVLKEGIKAEVEQNADRYENLFRSQLFHGKVASRQAIRTILASEMGCDMLPNPLQPFIMKRNSPMLQSAINNRKTRKHVRKFLNRNASRVDGLRLVPRKEFKATRTSPRFAMTGLTPTAVILQTSILRKNWKTASKAFALAIRNGSFHRGSLLGPGIKILVETKEPPHNLSACTNFLNFLMLEMSYLKFHNRQLNEFSLLGRDIRHLISRSDDFLRNLALVHLKFNGTPEDLLTRLDEDMLIPPFSEDSSLMYLRGIVLLRCVYYNIEKQGVLSATSKELLDRCRVQFELAHKGGMIFCLEEYLSLLDDISSGHAHGEVKLETIKNEGQFSAFASEHDSNSEYETVPWWDQTLNDDDDPASENASAEAAEDAEVADDGSAGSDEVVPWWETLNSDGDGNDSDDDKIEVDEDSDDYEIQVDGDSEPQVKLEPDKESALGNSDSDFAVKPEPSPYDEYDFGARNVEDTPHPKTEPNDDYDFDFDSDIEEPVIKTEHADSEVEAPSQSPVPQVKKEGFSTLDDLLGSMPGEKSEGKKDKKKDKKDKKDKDKKDKKEKKKKKKKKSRKSDVDDDVDFDI; from the coding sequence ATGCTCCAACATCATAACAGAGTTTCTACCGAGCACCTTACTAAAACATGCAGCAGGTTCCTTGATGCTCTCGAGAGACAACAACTGGAGCGTGTGAGGAGCGGCCAGGAGCTCCTGCCGGAGAGAATTGAATCGACAAATGAAAGGGCATCAGAAGGTCTGCCGCCACTCAAGGTAGACAAGCATCATTACGACACTGTCTTGTatcagaagaaggctctgaTCAAAGCGGGCCCAGATGCGGGCACCTATGAAGGAATCGGCACAGGGCGGATATACGACGAGGACGGACAGGTGTTGAAGGAGGGAATCAAAGCCGAAGTTGAACAAAATGCTGATCGGTATGAAAACTTATTCAGAAGTCAGTTGTTTCATGGCAAGGTGGCGTCACGCCAAGCGATTCGGACAATTTTGGCATCCGAAATGGGGTGTGACATGCTGCCCAACCCTCTCCAGCCGTTCATCATGAAACGCAACAGCCCTATGCTACAGAGCGCCATCAACAACAGAAAGACGCGCAAGCATGTGCGCAAGTTCTTAAATCGAAACGCCAGCCGTGTGGATGGCCTGAGGTTAGTACCTCGGAAGGAATTCAAGGCCACTAGAACGTCCCCGCGGTTTGCGATGACCGGACTTACACCAACGGCTGTCATCCTTCAAACCTCAATTTTGCGCAAGAACTGGAAGACCGCGTCGAAAGCGTTTGCGTTGGCTATTCGTAATGGCAGTTTCCATCGCGGTAGTCTTTTGGGCCCAGGTATCAAGATTCTTGTCGAGACCAAGGAACCGCCTCACAATCTATCCGCTTGCACTAATTTCTTGAATTTTCTCATGCTGGAGATGTCATATTTGAAGTTTCACAATCGACAACTCAATGAGTTCAGTCTCTTGGGGCGAGATATACGGCACTTGATCTCCAGAAGTGATGACTTCTTACGAAACTTGGCCCTTGTACACCTCAAGTTCAATGGTACGCCTGAAGACCTTCTTACCCGTTTGGATGAGGACATGCTGATCCCGCCCTTCTCGGAGGACTCGTCGCTAATGTATCTTCGGGGTATCGTATTGCTCAGATGTGTCTATTACAATATCGAGAAACAAGGAGTTTTGTCAGCTACCTCAAAGGAACTGCTAGATCGATGCAGGGTGCAGTTTGAGTTGGCACATAAGGGAGGAATGATCTTTTGTCTTGAAGAGTATCTGAGCTTGTTGGATGACATTTCGAGCGGCCATGCCCACGGCGAAGTCAAACTCGAAACCATCAAAAACGAAGGTCAGTTTTCTGCCTTTGCCAGTGAACATGACAGCAACTCCGAATATGAGACGGTACCATGGTGGGACCAGACTCTTaatgatgacgatgacCCTGCTAGTGAGAACGCGAGTGCTGAGGCTGCGGAGGATGCTGAGGTCGCTGATGATGGTTCAGCTGGGTCAGATGAAGTAGTTCCTTGGTGGGAGACGCTTAACAGCGATGGCGATGGCAACGATTCCGATGACGACAAAATTGAAGTTGACGAGGATTCTGATGACTATGAAATCCAAGTTGATGGAGATTCGGAGCCTCAAGTCAAATTAGAGCCAGATAAGGAGTCAGCACTTGGTAACTCAGACAGTGATTTCGCTGTCAAGCCTGAGCCCTCGCCATATGACGAGTACGACTTTGGTGCGCGCAATGTTGAAGACACCCCTCATCCCAAGACTGAACCAAATGACGACTATGATTTCGACTTTGACTCTGATATCGAGGAACCTGTGATAAAGACTGAACATGCTGATAGTGAAGTGGAAGCACCCTCTCAGTCCCCCGTTCCCCAAGTGAAAAAGGAAGGGTTCTCCACCCTCGACGACCTCTTGGGAAGCATGCCTGGGGAAAAGAGCGAAGGCAAGAAAGATAAGAAGAAAGAtaagaaggacaagaaggacaaggataaaaaagacaagaaagaaaagaagaagaagaagaagaagaagagcagaaAGTCAGATGTGGACGACGATGTGGACTTTGACATTTAG